One Salmo trutta chromosome 19, fSalTru1.1, whole genome shotgun sequence genomic window carries:
- the ercc6l gene encoding DNA excision repair protein ERCC-6-like isoform X2, which yields MDTEEMETYQRYIKDGKDAARQGNMSKSLELFKLAHDIHPSDKLRSRIKKLQEAIKEMTQQGSESEDEDFVNVNNSGLMLFKEMYDKLYDHQQEGVAFLYGLHRDGRQGGILADDMGLGKTIQVISFLSGMYDADLVKHTLLIMPTSLIKNWTKEFAKWTPGMRVKEFHGTSKVERNRNLEKIQRRGGVIITTYQMLITNWERLSSYNGREFKWDYVILDEAHKIKTSSTKTAKSAHAIPARNRVLLTGTPVQNNLREMWALFDFACQGALLGTSKTFKTEYESPITRAREKDATPGEKALGLKMSENLMAIINPYFLRRTKAEVQRKTENRVKACEKDLENKVPSGGGAEMPNLTRKNDLIIWTYLSSVQEEIYNQFLSLDNIKELLMTTRSPLAELNILKKLCDHPRLLSARAVAQLGLEEGTSANYRDDENESAAHRIDNISDKTLISESGKLMFLIALLERLKEEGHRTLVFSQSRKMLDILERVLVNKCFKIVRLDGTVTHLTERERRIQMFQTNKQYSVFLLTTQVGGVGITLTAANRVVIFDPSWNPATDAQAVDRAYRIGQMENVVIYRLITCGTVEEKIYRRQVFKDSLIRQTTGDKKNPFRYFSKQDLKELFTLQDTRSSSTQLQLQSLHSRQRLTDPKLDEHIAYLHSMEMFGISDHDLMFSHEVENNEDDPEDQEAHKYIENRVQKAQELMKAESELQQQLAESIESNTEPVHLRKPPQHNTMGSTEKKPKNEKPSPSYPSHNLNFNSPVLVDLTHSGSGDEEDIHNLSNKFIDLAVDESLEIIEPTVTFATEEQFIKSNHLCPIDKSLEVLLDGEPIYTSAQEILDVSSEAKEDVVAIGYVTSEVEQDNQPNGNGSPQWQNLSLHQDLTMDQKISPVKSQKNQRLSMLLQMSNKSLESHAETSSKVDELESFEGNFNLQLEDSASDMFPEEESESIVGISGFQQEMDVSLNADDKPSVTGAVEQNGADVHVNSPVSEADGTVDNSLITSFKKKKRAALIYNSEEDDIDEDERPHLMNRKLDEEFHGIGSSTPKSVKSGSISFKTRKSFGVNTSVASRRSFVDSVIEHVEDLDEDMEADVLQVHTDEESEVTGSCEASEVTGFHESLMEEEPTGETLNTENEEESEESEEGASEPMHVEESEMGEEEESSLEESTGDHELASSERMDQCASGKDATLQTVECVNNIRDSSAMTEEKIYENHVENGKQSFSEGKLDDALNFFLKAIDIKSGDPEIQLMTIKLYRRLGEGGKKVKYF from the exons ATGGACACCGAGGAGATGGAGACCTACCAGAG GTACATCAAGGATGGAAAAGATGCTGCCAGACAAGGAAATATGTCAAAATCATTGGAACTGTTCAAGCTGGCCCATGACATCCACCCTAGTGATAAACTTCGGAGCAGGATAAAGAAACTTCAGGAGGCTATAAAAGAGATGACACAGCAAGGCTCAGAGAGTGAGGATGAAGATTTTGTCAATGTCAACAACAGTGGTCTAATGCTTTTCAAAGAAATGTATGACAAACTGTATGATCATCAGCAAGAGGGGGTTGCTTTTTTGTATGGTCTCCACAGAGATGGTCGTCAAGGAGGAATCCTAGCTGATGACATGGGCTTAGGGAAGACAATTCAGGTCATATCGTTTCTCTCTGGTATGTATGATGCTGACTTGGTAAAGCATACCCTGCTCATCATGCCAACCTCACTCATCAAGAACTGGACCAAGGAATTTGCCAAATGGACTCCTGGAATGAGAGTCAAAGAGTTTCATGGCACAAGCAAAGTGGAACGCAACAGGAACTTGGAGAAGATTCAAAGAAGAGGTGGTGTCATCATCACTACATACCAAATGCTGATCACTAACTGGGAACGTCTCTCGTCTTACAATGGTAGAGAATTCAAATGGGATTATGTAATCCTAGATGAGGCACACAAGATCAAAACCTCCTCAACCAAGACAGCCAAAAGTGCACATGCGATTCCTGCCAGGAATCGTGTACTTCTTACAGGCACCCCTGTACAGAATAACCTGAGAGAAATGTGGGCTCTTTTTGATTTTGCTTGTCAAGGGGCGCTTCTTGGTACTTCTAAAACCTTCAAAACAGAGTATGAAAGTCCCATCACCCGTGCAAGAGAGAAGGATGCCACCCCAGGTGAGAAAGCCCTGGGGCTCAAGATGTCGGAGAACCTCATGGCCATCATAAATCCATACTTCCTAAGGAGGACAAAGGCAGAAGTacagagaaaaacagaaaacCGTGTGAAAGCCTGTGAGAAGGACCTTGAAAACAAAGTCCCAAGTGGTGGTGGTGCAGAAATGCCAAACCTCACCAGGAAGAATGACCTAATCATCTGGACGTACTTGAGCTCAGTTCAGGAGGAAATCTATAATCAGTTTTTATCCCTAGATAACATCAAGGAGCTGCTCATGACCACCAGGTCACCGTTGGCTGAACTGAATATCCTGAAGAAATTGTGTGACCACCCAAGACTTCTCTCTGCCAGGGCTGTCGCTCAGTTAGGCCTAGAAGAAGGAACAAGTGCAAACTATCGTGATGATGAAAATGAATCTGCTGCACACAGAATCGACAACATATCTGATAAAACGTTAATATCAGAATCTGGAAAGCTGATGTTTCTCATTGCACTTTTGGAGAGGCTTAAGGAAGAAGGCCATCGCACACTTGTTTTCTCTCAGTCAAGGAAGATGTTGGACATTCTTGAACGGGTTCTAGTGAACAAGTGTTTCAAGATTGTGAGACTTGATGGCACAGTAACACACCTCACAGAAAGAGAGCGGCGCATCCAAATGTTCCAGACCAACAAGCAATACTCAGTCTTTCTCCTAACCACTCAAGTGGGAGGAGTTGGCATCACATTGACAGCAGCAAATCGAGTAGTTATTTTTGACCCCAGCTGGAATCCAGCCACTGATGCCCAGGCTGTTGACCGGGCCTACCGCATTGGACAAATGGAGAACGTTGTCATCTACAGACTGATCACTTGTGGCACAGTGGAGGAGAAGATCTACAGACGGCAGGTGTTCAAAGATTCCTTGATCAGACAGACCACCGGGGACAAGAAAAATCCATTCCGGTACTTCAGCAAACAAGACCTGAAAGAACTCTTCACACTACAAGACACTCGATCTTCATCAACACAGCTGCAGCTGCAGTCACTGCACTCGAGACAAAGACTCACAGATCCTAAATTGGATGAACACATCGCCTACCTTCACTCCATGGAGATGTTTGGAATATCTGATCATGACCTCATGTTCTCGCATGAAGTAGAAAACAACGAAGATGACCCTGAGGATCAGGAAGCTCACAAGTACATAGAGAACAGGGTGCAGAAAGCTCAGGAGCTGATGAAGGCGGAGTCTGAGTTGCAACAGCAGCTTGCTGAGAGCATTGAGTCAAACACCGAGCCGGTACATCTGCGGAAACCCCCTCAACACAATACAATGGGGTCAACTGAGAAGAAGCCAAAGAATGAAAAGCCCAGCCCCTCCTATCCTAGCCATAACCTCAACTTCAACTCTCCTGTGTTGGTGGATCTTACCCATTCTGGGTCTGGTGATGAGGAAGATATCCACAATCTGAGTAACAAATTCATTGATCTAGCTGTAGATGAAAGCCTTGAGATTATAGAGCCCACTGTGACATTTGCGACTGAGGAACAGTTCATAAAGAGCAACCATCTTTGTCCCATAGACAAGTCTCTTGAGGTGTTATTGGATGGTGAGCCAATTTACACTTCCGCTCAAGAGATTTTGGATGTGTCATCAGAAGCGAAAGAGGATGTTGTTGCCATAGGATATGTTACCTCTGAAGTTGAACAAGACAACCAGCCAAATGGCAATGGTTCCCCACAATGGCAGAACTTGTCACTTCACCAAGACTTGACAATGGACCAAAAGATCTCACCTGTCAAATCCCAGAAGAATCAAAGACTTTCTATGCTACTACAGATGTCCAACAAGAGCCTAGAAAGTCATGCAGAAACATCCTCCAAAGTTGATGAACTTGAGTCTTTTGAAGGAAATTTCAATCTACAGTTAGAGGACAGCGCTAGTGATATGTTTCCAGAGGAGGAATCCGAGTCCATCGTGGGAATTTCAGGTTTCCAGCAAGAGATGGATGTCAGCTTAAATGCAGATGACAAGCCTTCTGTGACTGGAGCTGTTGAACAGAATGGAGCAGATGTTCATGTCAATTCCCCTGTTTCTGAAGCAGATGGCACTGTAGATAACTCATTAATTACTTCTTTCAAGAAAAAGAAAAGGGCAGCTTTAATTTACAATAGTGAGGAGGATGACATTGATGAAGATGAGAGGCCTCATTTGATGAACAGGAAATTGGATGAAGAATTCCATGGTATTGGGTCCTCCACACCAAAATCTGTTAAATCTGGATCCATTTCCTTTAAAACCAGAAAAAGCTTTGGAGTGAACACCTCTGTGGcctcaagacgttcctttgtggATTCCGTGATTGAGCATGTAGAGGACCTTGATGAGGACATGGAAGCTGATGTTTTACAGGTGCACACTGATGAGGAAAGTGAGGTGACTGGATCTTGTGAGGCAAGTGAGGTTACTGGATTTCATGAGTCTCTCATGGAAGAGGAACCCACAGGGGAAACCTTAAACACTGAGAACGAAGAGGAAAGTGAGGAAAGTGAGGAAGGTGCAAGTGAGCCAATGCATGTTGAAGAATCTGAaatgggagaggaggaagaaagtTCTTTGGAGGAATCTACCGGTGATCATGAACTTGCTTCTAGTGAAAGAATGGACCAATGTGCCAGTGGAAAAGATGCCACATTACAGACTGTGGAATGTGTCAACAACATCCGTGATTCCTCAGCTATGACTGAAGAAAAGATCTATGAAAACCATGTGGAAAATGGAAAACAATCTTTCTCTGAGGGGAAACTTGATGATGCCTTGAACTTCTTTTTGAAAGCAATTGACattaaaagtggtgatcctgaaaTTCAGTTAATGACAATTAAATTGTACCGTCGGCTcggtgaggggggaaaaaaagtgaAATATTTCTGA
- the ercc6l gene encoding DNA excision repair protein ERCC-6-like isoform X1 gives MDNSKHLIAKMSEKLEKSLSMDTEEMETYQRYIKDGKDAARQGNMSKSLELFKLAHDIHPSDKLRSRIKKLQEAIKEMTQQGSESEDEDFVNVNNSGLMLFKEMYDKLYDHQQEGVAFLYGLHRDGRQGGILADDMGLGKTIQVISFLSGMYDADLVKHTLLIMPTSLIKNWTKEFAKWTPGMRVKEFHGTSKVERNRNLEKIQRRGGVIITTYQMLITNWERLSSYNGREFKWDYVILDEAHKIKTSSTKTAKSAHAIPARNRVLLTGTPVQNNLREMWALFDFACQGALLGTSKTFKTEYESPITRAREKDATPGEKALGLKMSENLMAIINPYFLRRTKAEVQRKTENRVKACEKDLENKVPSGGGAEMPNLTRKNDLIIWTYLSSVQEEIYNQFLSLDNIKELLMTTRSPLAELNILKKLCDHPRLLSARAVAQLGLEEGTSANYRDDENESAAHRIDNISDKTLISESGKLMFLIALLERLKEEGHRTLVFSQSRKMLDILERVLVNKCFKIVRLDGTVTHLTERERRIQMFQTNKQYSVFLLTTQVGGVGITLTAANRVVIFDPSWNPATDAQAVDRAYRIGQMENVVIYRLITCGTVEEKIYRRQVFKDSLIRQTTGDKKNPFRYFSKQDLKELFTLQDTRSSSTQLQLQSLHSRQRLTDPKLDEHIAYLHSMEMFGISDHDLMFSHEVENNEDDPEDQEAHKYIENRVQKAQELMKAESELQQQLAESIESNTEPVHLRKPPQHNTMGSTEKKPKNEKPSPSYPSHNLNFNSPVLVDLTHSGSGDEEDIHNLSNKFIDLAVDESLEIIEPTVTFATEEQFIKSNHLCPIDKSLEVLLDGEPIYTSAQEILDVSSEAKEDVVAIGYVTSEVEQDNQPNGNGSPQWQNLSLHQDLTMDQKISPVKSQKNQRLSMLLQMSNKSLESHAETSSKVDELESFEGNFNLQLEDSASDMFPEEESESIVGISGFQQEMDVSLNADDKPSVTGAVEQNGADVHVNSPVSEADGTVDNSLITSFKKKKRAALIYNSEEDDIDEDERPHLMNRKLDEEFHGIGSSTPKSVKSGSISFKTRKSFGVNTSVASRRSFVDSVIEHVEDLDEDMEADVLQVHTDEESEVTGSCEASEVTGFHESLMEEEPTGETLNTENEEESEESEEGASEPMHVEESEMGEEEESSLEESTGDHELASSERMDQCASGKDATLQTVECVNNIRDSSAMTEEKIYENHVENGKQSFSEGKLDDALNFFLKAIDIKSGDPEIQLMTIKLYRRLGEGGKKVKYF, from the exons ATGGACAACTCAAAACACCTAATTGCGAAGATGTCGGAGAAATTGGAGAA GTCATTGTCAATGGACACCGAGGAGATGGAGACCTACCAGAG GTACATCAAGGATGGAAAAGATGCTGCCAGACAAGGAAATATGTCAAAATCATTGGAACTGTTCAAGCTGGCCCATGACATCCACCCTAGTGATAAACTTCGGAGCAGGATAAAGAAACTTCAGGAGGCTATAAAAGAGATGACACAGCAAGGCTCAGAGAGTGAGGATGAAGATTTTGTCAATGTCAACAACAGTGGTCTAATGCTTTTCAAAGAAATGTATGACAAACTGTATGATCATCAGCAAGAGGGGGTTGCTTTTTTGTATGGTCTCCACAGAGATGGTCGTCAAGGAGGAATCCTAGCTGATGACATGGGCTTAGGGAAGACAATTCAGGTCATATCGTTTCTCTCTGGTATGTATGATGCTGACTTGGTAAAGCATACCCTGCTCATCATGCCAACCTCACTCATCAAGAACTGGACCAAGGAATTTGCCAAATGGACTCCTGGAATGAGAGTCAAAGAGTTTCATGGCACAAGCAAAGTGGAACGCAACAGGAACTTGGAGAAGATTCAAAGAAGAGGTGGTGTCATCATCACTACATACCAAATGCTGATCACTAACTGGGAACGTCTCTCGTCTTACAATGGTAGAGAATTCAAATGGGATTATGTAATCCTAGATGAGGCACACAAGATCAAAACCTCCTCAACCAAGACAGCCAAAAGTGCACATGCGATTCCTGCCAGGAATCGTGTACTTCTTACAGGCACCCCTGTACAGAATAACCTGAGAGAAATGTGGGCTCTTTTTGATTTTGCTTGTCAAGGGGCGCTTCTTGGTACTTCTAAAACCTTCAAAACAGAGTATGAAAGTCCCATCACCCGTGCAAGAGAGAAGGATGCCACCCCAGGTGAGAAAGCCCTGGGGCTCAAGATGTCGGAGAACCTCATGGCCATCATAAATCCATACTTCCTAAGGAGGACAAAGGCAGAAGTacagagaaaaacagaaaacCGTGTGAAAGCCTGTGAGAAGGACCTTGAAAACAAAGTCCCAAGTGGTGGTGGTGCAGAAATGCCAAACCTCACCAGGAAGAATGACCTAATCATCTGGACGTACTTGAGCTCAGTTCAGGAGGAAATCTATAATCAGTTTTTATCCCTAGATAACATCAAGGAGCTGCTCATGACCACCAGGTCACCGTTGGCTGAACTGAATATCCTGAAGAAATTGTGTGACCACCCAAGACTTCTCTCTGCCAGGGCTGTCGCTCAGTTAGGCCTAGAAGAAGGAACAAGTGCAAACTATCGTGATGATGAAAATGAATCTGCTGCACACAGAATCGACAACATATCTGATAAAACGTTAATATCAGAATCTGGAAAGCTGATGTTTCTCATTGCACTTTTGGAGAGGCTTAAGGAAGAAGGCCATCGCACACTTGTTTTCTCTCAGTCAAGGAAGATGTTGGACATTCTTGAACGGGTTCTAGTGAACAAGTGTTTCAAGATTGTGAGACTTGATGGCACAGTAACACACCTCACAGAAAGAGAGCGGCGCATCCAAATGTTCCAGACCAACAAGCAATACTCAGTCTTTCTCCTAACCACTCAAGTGGGAGGAGTTGGCATCACATTGACAGCAGCAAATCGAGTAGTTATTTTTGACCCCAGCTGGAATCCAGCCACTGATGCCCAGGCTGTTGACCGGGCCTACCGCATTGGACAAATGGAGAACGTTGTCATCTACAGACTGATCACTTGTGGCACAGTGGAGGAGAAGATCTACAGACGGCAGGTGTTCAAAGATTCCTTGATCAGACAGACCACCGGGGACAAGAAAAATCCATTCCGGTACTTCAGCAAACAAGACCTGAAAGAACTCTTCACACTACAAGACACTCGATCTTCATCAACACAGCTGCAGCTGCAGTCACTGCACTCGAGACAAAGACTCACAGATCCTAAATTGGATGAACACATCGCCTACCTTCACTCCATGGAGATGTTTGGAATATCTGATCATGACCTCATGTTCTCGCATGAAGTAGAAAACAACGAAGATGACCCTGAGGATCAGGAAGCTCACAAGTACATAGAGAACAGGGTGCAGAAAGCTCAGGAGCTGATGAAGGCGGAGTCTGAGTTGCAACAGCAGCTTGCTGAGAGCATTGAGTCAAACACCGAGCCGGTACATCTGCGGAAACCCCCTCAACACAATACAATGGGGTCAACTGAGAAGAAGCCAAAGAATGAAAAGCCCAGCCCCTCCTATCCTAGCCATAACCTCAACTTCAACTCTCCTGTGTTGGTGGATCTTACCCATTCTGGGTCTGGTGATGAGGAAGATATCCACAATCTGAGTAACAAATTCATTGATCTAGCTGTAGATGAAAGCCTTGAGATTATAGAGCCCACTGTGACATTTGCGACTGAGGAACAGTTCATAAAGAGCAACCATCTTTGTCCCATAGACAAGTCTCTTGAGGTGTTATTGGATGGTGAGCCAATTTACACTTCCGCTCAAGAGATTTTGGATGTGTCATCAGAAGCGAAAGAGGATGTTGTTGCCATAGGATATGTTACCTCTGAAGTTGAACAAGACAACCAGCCAAATGGCAATGGTTCCCCACAATGGCAGAACTTGTCACTTCACCAAGACTTGACAATGGACCAAAAGATCTCACCTGTCAAATCCCAGAAGAATCAAAGACTTTCTATGCTACTACAGATGTCCAACAAGAGCCTAGAAAGTCATGCAGAAACATCCTCCAAAGTTGATGAACTTGAGTCTTTTGAAGGAAATTTCAATCTACAGTTAGAGGACAGCGCTAGTGATATGTTTCCAGAGGAGGAATCCGAGTCCATCGTGGGAATTTCAGGTTTCCAGCAAGAGATGGATGTCAGCTTAAATGCAGATGACAAGCCTTCTGTGACTGGAGCTGTTGAACAGAATGGAGCAGATGTTCATGTCAATTCCCCTGTTTCTGAAGCAGATGGCACTGTAGATAACTCATTAATTACTTCTTTCAAGAAAAAGAAAAGGGCAGCTTTAATTTACAATAGTGAGGAGGATGACATTGATGAAGATGAGAGGCCTCATTTGATGAACAGGAAATTGGATGAAGAATTCCATGGTATTGGGTCCTCCACACCAAAATCTGTTAAATCTGGATCCATTTCCTTTAAAACCAGAAAAAGCTTTGGAGTGAACACCTCTGTGGcctcaagacgttcctttgtggATTCCGTGATTGAGCATGTAGAGGACCTTGATGAGGACATGGAAGCTGATGTTTTACAGGTGCACACTGATGAGGAAAGTGAGGTGACTGGATCTTGTGAGGCAAGTGAGGTTACTGGATTTCATGAGTCTCTCATGGAAGAGGAACCCACAGGGGAAACCTTAAACACTGAGAACGAAGAGGAAAGTGAGGAAAGTGAGGAAGGTGCAAGTGAGCCAATGCATGTTGAAGAATCTGAaatgggagaggaggaagaaagtTCTTTGGAGGAATCTACCGGTGATCATGAACTTGCTTCTAGTGAAAGAATGGACCAATGTGCCAGTGGAAAAGATGCCACATTACAGACTGTGGAATGTGTCAACAACATCCGTGATTCCTCAGCTATGACTGAAGAAAAGATCTATGAAAACCATGTGGAAAATGGAAAACAATCTTTCTCTGAGGGGAAACTTGATGATGCCTTGAACTTCTTTTTGAAAGCAATTGACattaaaagtggtgatcctgaaaTTCAGTTAATGACAATTAAATTGTACCGTCGGCTcggtgaggggggaaaaaaagtgaAATATTTCTGA